The region AGAGGGCCGTCCGTGTCATGGGCGACCATGCCCCGGGCCAGGCCCTGGGTCGGGGTCAGGGCGATGCCGCGCACGTGCTCTTCGTCAAGGTGGGACATGACCTCGATGACGATGCGCCCGTCCTTCCCCGTACGCAAAATGTTCCGGATGGCAGGCAGGCCGGAGGTGAAAGAAACATCCACGACGCTGCCGCGCACGGCGGTGACGAAGCCCGTATTTCCTGATCGAGCGGACTGATCCAGGACAGGAGGCGTTACTGAAGAATCGGGGCGTTGAGAAGAAGTGACCATGATCACTTATTGCCCCTTCACCGGCCAGGGTCAAGCTTCTTCGTGATCAATGCCGTTTTGTGCTCTGCCCTTGCCCGCGAAATGCACGAAACAGAAGCCAGAATCCGACCAGCACGCAGGGCACGCTCAGCCACTGGCCCACGGTCAAGAACTGGCCGTACTCGTAGGCCGCCTGGGGCATCTTGTAGAATTCGAGGACAAAGCGGGCGGCAAAAACCAGAGCCAGGAAGATGCCGGCCAGCAGGCCCTGGCGGTCGCGCAGGTCTCGCACCCGATAAGCCAGGAGAAGAACGATGAAGATCAAAAGATAGGCCGCGGCCTCGTACAACTGCACAGGATGCCTGGGCAGCGGGTCGAGGCGTTCGAAAATCACGGCCCAGGGCACGATGGTCGGCATGCCGACTATTTCGGAATTCATGAAATTCCCGATGCGGATGAACGCGCCGCCCAACGCCGCGGGGACGGCGATGCGGTCCAGCAGCCACCAGAAGCGCATGCCGCTGCGACGGGCATAAACACCCACGGCCACAAGAATCCCGATCACGCCGCCATGACTGGCCAGCCCGCCTTCCCATATCTTGAGGATCAGCAGCGGGCTCGACAGGTAATAGACCGGATCGTAGAGCAGGCAGTGCCCGAGCCGCGCGCCGACCAGGGCGCCGACGACCACAAAGCCCAACAGGGAATCCAGGTCGTCGGTGGAGCGCCCCTCCCGTATGAAGATGCGCCCCATGATCTGCAATCCGACGATGAATGCGGCGGCGAAAAACAAGCCGTACCAATGGACGGACAGGGGCCCAACGCTCACGGCGATGGGGTCGGCGTTCCAGTAGATCATGAAAAAAGTCCTCCCGGGGATGAGTTTTCAACAAGCCCGAATCGTTTCGCAAAAACCCGGCGTCATCCCCAGATCGACCCGTATAAAAGACCCGAAAACGTGGCCATGACGATGACCAGACTCACAAAAACAACCGTCTTCTTCACGCCCATGATGCTGTTTATGACCAGCATGTTGGGCAAACTCAGCGCCGGACCGGCCAGCAGCAGGGCCAGGGCCGGGCCCTTGCCCATGCCCGCGCCGATGAGGCCCTGCAGGATGGGCACTTCGGTCAGGGTGGCGAAATACATGAAGGCCCCGGCGAAGGAGGCGAAAAAATTGGCCCAGAAGGAATTGCCGCCCACGGCGCTGGCCACCCACTGCGAGGGGATGAGGCCTTCGTTGCCGACCCGGCCAAGCAAAGCTCCCGCGATAAGCACGCCGAAGAGCAGTAGCGGCAGGATCTGCTTGGCAAACCCCCAGGACGAGGAGAACCAGTCCCCGACCTCGCCTTCATCGGTGCTGGTGAAGGCGGACAGGCCGATGACTCCGGCCGTGAAGGCCAAAAGCGGCTGGCCGGGAAAGAAAACCGCCAGAAGAACCACCGGGATGGCGGCGGTACCCACTTTCCAAAGCTTCACATCGAACCAACGCACAAGCATTACGCCCAAGGCCACCGAGAATGCAGAGGTCAGCATCCACTTGGCCCCGAAAATGGTGGCCCACAATCCGGAATCCGTCTGGGGAGCGCCCCAGTTGGCGAAAACCAGAATCGCGACCATGGAGGCGAAATACAGGGCGTTCTGCCACAGAGGGCGTTTCACTTCCTCCTCGATCTGCGCCATCTGAATGACCTGCCGTTCGGCCTCCTCCTTGCGGAAGAAAAAGTGCATCAAAAGGCCGATGACCACGCTGAAAAGGATGGCTCCCACGGCGCGGGCGATGCCCATTTCAGGCCCCAGGATGCGGGCCGTCATGACGATGGCCAGCACGTTGATGGCCGGCCCGGAATAGAGGAACGCGCAGGCCGGTCCAAGGCCCGCGCCCATGCGGTAGATGCCCGCGAAAAGCGGCAGCACCGTGCAGGAACACACGGCCAGGATGGTGCCCGAGACGGCGGCTACACCGTAGGCCAAGACCTTGTTGGCCTTGGCGCCGAGATACTTCATGACCGCGCCCTGGCTGACGAAGACCGAGATGGCTCCGGCGATGAAGAATGCCGGAATCAGGCACAGCAGCACGTGTTCCTGAGCGTACCATTTGACGAGATGAAAGGCTTCGAGGATGGCGTTGTCAAAACGCGGCACGCCCACGGGCAGATAAAAGCAGGCCAGGAAAACCGCGACAATGACCGCCAGGGGCTTCCACTCTTCTCTCCAGTTCATGATCAACCTCTACTTGAGTTTTGGCCGGGCAGACTGGCCGGTCATTGATAATTGTTCCATGGCGCGCGTCGAAAGCACGGCCTCCACGCAATGCATGAAATTCAGGACGCACGGGACCTTGAGGCTGTAATACACCTGCTTGCCCCTTTTCTCGTCCTGCACGATGCCTGCCTGCTTGAGCACGGTCAGATGCTTGGATACGGTGGAAAAATCCGCGTCGATGAGTTCCGCGAATTCGCAGACACACTTTTCCCCGGATTCCAGATGCTCGACCATCCACAAGCGGGTCGGGTGAGCCAGCGCCTTGAGCACGGCGGCCTTGGCCTCGAAAAACTTTCTGTCTTCAGCCTTCATGGTAGCTCCTACGTTTGCACAAATGACCAAGTATGCAAGGATCAGCGTTTCGTCAAGAGTGCGAGACCGATCTTGCCGGGCTGCCTTGAAGTTATCCAGGGAAGGAAAAAAGACGGGAAAAAAATTGACGCAAACAACGCTTGGCAATATTGCCAATTAAAAAAAGGAGACGCACATGCTCGTGCACCTGTGCCCGACCAGGGAAGATTTCGAGGCTCGCGCCAAGGTCATGAAGGCTCTCGCGCACCCGACCCGCCTCATGATGATCGAGGAGCTCTCGCGCGGCGAACGCTGCGTTCGCGAGCTGCGTGACCTGGCCGACCGCGATCTGTCCACGGTCTCCAAGCATCTCTCGATCCTGAAGGACGCAGGTATCTTGCAGGACGAGAAAAGGGGCAAACAGGTTTTCTACCGCCTGCGCGTGCCCTGTGTCCTGAATTTCTTTCATTGCCTGGACTCGGTGCTCACGGCCCGGGACAGGCTGGCAGGCCGTTGATAACCGGCCTGCAAATTTTAAATTTTTCAAGGCCGTTCAGACAAACTGATTCTTGGCCGTCAGGCCATTCGTAACTTCAACTGTTCAAGGAGTCGTCATGAAAAAAGTTCACGTTATGGGTCCTGGCTGCCCCAAATGTACGGAAACATTCAAGATCGTCGAAGCTGCCATTGCCGAATCAGGGGTGGAGGCAAGCCTGGAGAAAGTCACGGACTTCACCGAAATCTCAAAATTCGGAGTGTTCACGACCCCCGCAGTGGCCGTGGACGGCACGGTCAAGGTCATGGGCAAGGTGCCAAAGAAGGCCGATGTCGTAGCCTGGCTGACCGCGTAACACGCTTTCGGTCCGGAGCATCGCCGTCACCACGCCATCTTTTGCGGTCCCTGCAAAATGCGACGTCCCCTGGAAGGACGTCATGGCAGAAAGTCGTCATCCCCTGAAAAACGGAAATTCATGTGCAATGACCTGAAAGGCATGAATTTCAAGCCAATGCCGGGCCATGTCCGGCACACGTTCACGGGAATGACGATCAGGTTCACCGGCGACTTTTGGCATTTGTCTCCAACTTTAAACCAGATGCGCTGAAGCGAAGCAAAATGCCATTTGTTTCAAACGGCATTCGAGCAACCCTTTCTCCGAGGTTTCCATGAAAATCTTTCGCCTTTTTCTCGCCCTGTTTTTCCTGATCGCAGCATCACAGGCCGTGGCCGCTCCCTCTCCGCTCATTTCAGGAGCCCCCCAGGAAGTTCCCATCAAGGGCATGGTCACCATGGTCGATATTGGCGCAAAAGCCTGCATCCCGTGCAAGATGATGATTCCGGTTATCGAGTCCTTGTCCGAGGAATACGAAGGTCGGGCCGCCATCGTCTTCATAGACGTCTGGAAAAACCCGGACGAGACCCCGAAATTCGGTCTTCGCGCCATCCCGACCCAGATCTTCTATGACAAGGACGGCAAGGAAGTCATGCGCCACGAAGGATACTTTTCCAAAGAGGAGATCATCAAGGTTCTGACCAAGCTCGGGGTGGAATAATGGACCAGTTCCTGATCCTTATCCACGAGTGGATGGGGTCCGGCGTGGGCCTGGCAGCGCTGGGCTGCTTTCTGTGGGGCGTGGTTAGCGTGCTGTTCAGCCCCTGCCACCTGGCCTCCATCCCCCTCATCGTCGGCTACGTGGCTGGTCAGAACAAACTGGTCGAAGGTCGTCAGGCAGCATTCTATGCGATCCTCTTCACCACCGGGCTGTTCCTGACCATCGCCGCCATCGGCGTGATCTGCGCCTGGCTCGGACGGATGCTTGGCGACGTAGGCCCGTACTGGACCATCGTCGTCGGGCTCATTCTGTTGTGGGTGGCCATGGACATGCTGGGCGTCGCCCAATGCTCCATGGGCGGAAACCTCATGGGCCGTTTCAAACTGCGCGGCATGGGTGGGGCTTTCGTGCTCGGCCTGGCCTACGGCGTCCTGTCGGGTTCCTGTACTTTCGGTTTCATCGCGCCAATCCTGGCCGTCATCACGGTGCAGGAAAAGATCGCGACCGGCATCCTGCTCATCGTCCTCTTCGGCCTTGGGCACTGCATCCCCATCGTCATCGCCGGCAGCTCCACCGCCCTGGTTCGCCGTCTCATGGCCAACACCTCCTGGCAACGCGGGGGCACGGCTTTCCGGCGAATTGCCGGAATTCTGATCGGCCTCATGGGCTTCTACTTTATCGCCCGTCCGTTCCTGCCGGTCTGAGCCAATCTCTTTGAGGCAACCCGTCTTGGCCAGCGCGCCTGTCGCTCATGCCTCATGCGCCAGGCGGCAAGTTTTGCATTGACATATCCACCTATGCGGATATGTATTCACCATCTGGCGCGAGCCCACCACAGACAGGACAAGAAGGAGACATGAGCCACATGAAGAAAGAAACCACCGCCGGAATCAGCTTTTTCGAGAAGAACCTCACCCTCTGGGTCGCCCTGTGCATGGTCGCGGGCGTGCTCATTGGCAATTTTTTGCCCGCTGTCCCGGCATTTTTAAGCAAGTTCGAATACGCCAAGGTCTCCATTCCCATCGCTGTGCTGATCTGGTTCATGATCTACCCCATGATGATGAAGGTCGATTTCGCCAGTATCAAAAACGTCGGCAAAAATCCGACCGGGCTGTACCTGACCTGGGTCGTCAACTGGCTGATCAAGCCTTTCACCATGTTCGCCATCGCGGGCTTTTTCTTTTTCGTCGTCTTCAGGCCCTTCATTCCGCATGAACTTGCCAAGGACTATCTGGCCGGAGCCATCCTGCTCGGGGCCGCGCCGTGCACGGCCATGGTCTTTGTCTGGAGTCATCTGACCAGGGGCAACCCGGCCTACACCGTGGTCCAGGTGGCCACCAACGACCTCATCATCCTGGTCGCCTTCACCCCCATCGTGGCTTTTTTGCTGGGGATCAGCGGCGTGACCATTCCCTGGAACACCCTGCTCCTCTCCGTGGTCCTGTTCGTTGTCATCCCCCTGGCAGGCGGCGTGCTGACCCGCAACCATGTCATAAAAAGCAAGGGACTGGATTATTTCAACAACACCTTCATCCCCAAATTCAACAATGCCACCATCGTCGGCCTGCTCCTGACCCTGGTGCTCATCTTCTCCTTCCAGGGCGAGGTGATCCTCGGCAATCCGCTGCACATCCTGTTCATAGCCGTCCCGCTCATCATCCAGACCGTGCTCATCTTCTTTCTGGCCTACCTTGCGGGCAAAAAACTCAAACTCTGCCACAGCATCGCCGCCCCGGCGGGAATGATCGGCGCGTCCAATTTCTTCGAACTGGCCGTGGCCGTGGCCATCACCCTTTTCGGGGCATCTTCCCCGGTGGTCCTGGCCACCATCGTCGGCGTGCTGGTGGAAGTTCCGGTCATGCTGGCCCTGGTCAAATACGCCAACCGCACCACAAGCTGGTTCCCGGACTCGGAGGCCTGACGGCCATCATCGCGCGGACGCACCAACAAAAACCCCATAAACAATTTCCGGGCGGCTTCTCACGAAACCGCCCGGAAATTTTTCATCTGCCCAGCCAGGCTTTGAGCGTGCTTTTCGATCTTCTCAATTCACGCCATGCAGTTGTTCCATGGTGCGGGCCACTGCGCTCAGGCTGAAGTTGCTGAGCATGTGCACGGGTTTCTTGAACTTCTTGCCCAGGTTCTTGACCTTCAGACAAGCGCCGTGGCTGTTGCAGTTTACCGGGCAAAGGACCAGATCCGCCCGCTGCACGCTGTTTTCGAGCCCCTTGCCCCCCGACTTCATGTGTCCGGCGTGATATTCGAACACGCCGCCGCGCTCCTCGATCAGCCTGCGATAGGACTTCTCCATGCGCTCGATGCCGCCAACGATGAGCACCCGTTTCTTGCACAGATCGTAGGACGGACACCTGGGGCTGCATTTTCCGCCCCTGCAGTCTCCATCCATACATGACTTAGGCCCCCTCTCCTCCGCCTGGCGGGACATAAAAGTGTGGGACCGGCAAAGGCCAGAGTTCCCGGAACGCTGCACAGAGCGTTCCTTTTCCGCAGCTGAGATCTTCATCCAAAAACCCCCTCTTTTCGCGACAACACCCGGCTGCCAGGCACGATGCGATATTGATGCCTTGCGCATGCTTGCGTCTTTCTCCAGACGGAGTGCCCCATGAAAAATGGTCATTGACCCCGGCGCCTAGCCCTTGGGTCGTGCACTATAAATTAGACATAACTAATATATTGACACCCACCTATCCCGCAAAATCGACCCTTGTCAACATGCAACAAGCCAAGTCGAAACAAAAAAACTACCGATATGGCAATAATACAAACTTAAAGACAACTAACAAAACACATGTGAGCCAGCGTCATTCGTGAATTTGATCCGTGAACACCGTCGCGTCCTTCATTCCGGTCACAAGCCTGGCAGGACAGGCCGAGACCGGAATCGTGGCGTCGCCGAACTTTTTGAAGGCCTCGCGCTTGGCTTCGCCGGTGAAAAGAAGAACCCCGGTCCGCGCAGTGAGCATGAGCGACAGGGAAGAGCTCATCCGTTCCGGAGGCGGCTTTGGCGAGTCGTCCATGACGATAAAGCCGTGATGCGGGTCCGTCACGGAGTGATGCCCCGGAAACAGGGCCCCGACGTGGCCGTCCTCGCCGGAACTGAGCAGGATGATGTCGTAGCGGAATCCCTGCCCCGCGAGCACCTCTTCATAGGCCAGTGTTCCGCGATCCGTCGCGGTCGTATCCAGGATGAAGGGGTGGGCGTTTTCCGGAGAAATCTTGCCTTCCCGCGCCAGAGGCGTGACGAGATGATCCCGGAGCAGCCCAAAATTGCTGTCGGGATGATCGATGGGAACAAGTCTCTCGTCAATGATGAAGAAATGCACCCGGTGCCAATCGAGCGCCTCCGTACGCATCGCGTCGAAAATCTTCACAACGCTTCTCCCGCCGGGCACCGCGATGTTCACGGCGGCGTGCACGGCCAGAGCATCCCGAAGCTTTTGGCACAGGTGCCGGGCAGCCCGTTGCAGGAGCAGATCGGTATCCTTTTCTTGGAGTATCGTGAGCATGAAATGTGTCCCTTTAAAACAAATTCAAGCCAAAAAACGGCTGTCGAACCTCTCTCAAATCCTGAATCATTTTGAAGCATCGCGCTCTGCGGAAAAATCGCCATCGCCGATGACCTAGCGTACTCAATAACCCGTATTCGTCTAAAATAACAAGAGGAGTTGTTCCCGGCAAAGGTCTGGCGTACAGCGACCGGCATGAAACCGGTCAACAACATCCACGACAATCTGTTCCGATACACCATGAGCCACAGCAATGTGGCCGCCGACTTTCTGGTCCAGTACCTGCCTTCGGAAGTGACCGGCAATTTGCGCCTCGACACCCTGACCATCGCCAAGGATACCTTTGTGGACCCGAATCAGCGGGAGCACTATTCGGACCTGCTTTACACGGTCCTCCTGAAGGGAGGCACATCGGCGTTCGTCTATTTCCTGTTTGAGCACAAAAGCCGGCCCGACCGTTTCGTTGCGCTACAGATCCTGCGCTACATGGTCGAAATCTGGGAACTGCACCGCAAGCAGCAAAAAAAATCCAAGACCCTGCCACTCATCATCCCCATCGTCGTCTATCACGGCAAGAACACTCAAAAAGCGTCAAGACTCGCCGATCTGATCGAACTTCCGGACATGAAATGCAACGCTTACGTGCCGCGCTTCGACCTCGCGTTTTACGATTTCTCGCCCGCATCCGATGAAAAAATCAAGGGAGCCATCACCCTGCGCCTGATGCTTGCGTGCTTTCGGGCCAAGAACAACCCAAGAACGGTCGGGCACGTCATGGACCTCTTCGGGCTGCTGGCCAAACTCGACAACAGTGCAACCTCCATGCGCTGGATCGAGGTCATCGCGACCTACCTGTTCCAGACCATGGACATCGACAGGGACGTCATGCACAATATCGCAAGCATACAACTGGACGCGAACAAGGAGGGAAAGGTCATGACCCTGGCGGATAGGCTGCGCAAGGAAGGCCGGATTGAAGGCAGAATGGAAGGCAAGCTGGAAGGTAAGATGGAGGGTAAGATGGAGGGAGAAGTCATGGGCCGCCATGCCGTGCTGCAACGCCTGCTCGGCAAACGCTTCGGCAAGGACATCCTGGACATCCGCATGCAGGACCGCCTGCGGAGCGCCAGCGCCGAACAGCTCGACCTCTGGGCGGAGCGCATCCTCGACGCCACGACTATCGAGGATGTCTTCAGGGAATAGACCCGCCGGTTGCGGCCCATGTTCCAGACCATGGACATCAACAGGGACGTCATGCACAATATCGCGAGCATTCAACTGGACTCGAACAAGGAGGGAAAGGTCATGACCCTGGCGGATAGACTGCGTAAGGAAGGCCGGATTGAAGGCAGGAAGGAGGGCAAGATGGAGGGAGAAGTCCTGGGCCGCCATGCCGTGCTGCAACGCCTGCTCGGCAAGCGCTTCGGAAAGGACATCCTGGACATTCGCATGCAGGACCGCCTGCGGAGCGCCAGCGCCGAACAGCTCGACCTCTGGGCGGAGCGCATCCTCGACGCCACGACCATCGAGGATGTCTTCAGGGAATAGATCCATCCATCCCGGTCGAGGCCCCATGCCTCAAGCCTGGCCCAAGTCAGGCTCACGCCTGCGTCATCTTTTTCGGCCATCTCTTGGCCGCGTTTGGCCCGAACATGATTCCTATTCCCGGACGCGGTCTCCAGCCACAGGCGCTCCCGCTTCGAGCAGCCCTCCCCAGTCCGTCCGCTCGCCCATCTCCCGCCTGATTTCTTCGGGCAGAAAATCCTTGCCGACGCGAGCCTCCCAGCCCCCGCCAAGGGCCTTGTACACAGCCGACAGATTGATGAGCACCGAGCCCTGCGTACTCGTCAGCAGGTCCTGGGCCTGGACCTTGGAACGCTGCGTGTCCAGGACGCGCTGAAAGTCGGCGAGACCTTCGCGGTACTGGATCATGGAAATTTCCACCGAACGTGTCGCGGCGTCCACGCCCTGCGCGAGAAAGGCAACCTCCTCCCTGGAGCGCAGGAAGGCGGACAAGGCAGCCTCGGTCTCCCTGGCGGCCTGGAGCACCGTATCCTTGTAACTCACGACCAGCTGCTGGAAACGCGCGTCCTGGACGCGGACATTGTTCTTGATGCGCCCGTAGTTGAAGATGTCCCATCCAAAGCCCATGCCTCCCGAATACTGGAGGCTGTCCCCGCTCATGAGATCGCCCAGATTGCTGCCGCCCGGATATCCGGCGATGGTCAGCGCCGCGTTGCTGGCCGACAGGCCGATATTGCCGAACAGGGTCAAGCGTGTGGGTAGAGATCCGCCCGGGCCACCCCGATCAGCGCGCACTGGGCGGCCATGCGGGCCTCGGCGGCGCGGATGTCCGGACGCCGCCGCAGGAGCTCGGCGGGAACGCCCACCGCCAAATCGGCGGGCACCTCGGGGATGCGTCCCGGCGCGCCGAGCAGGTCGTCCACCTCGCCGGGCAGCATGCCGAGCAGCGCAGCCAGACCGTTTTTGGCCTGACGCAGCTGAGCATCCAGCCGCGGCATGGAGGCGCGCGTGTTGGCCAGCAGCGCCCGGGCCTGGGCCACGTCGAGTTCGGTCACGTCCCCGCCCTCGTAAAGCGCCCGGGCAATCTGCAGGGAGCGCTCCTGAACCGCCACGTTTTCACGCGCGATGTCCAGGCGTTCCTCCAGGGTGCGCAACGTCACGTAGACCCGCGCCACCTCGGCCGTGAGCGTGACCAACAGATCGTCGTAACCCGCCGTGGCCGCGTCCAGATCCCACACGCCCGATTCCACCGCACGCCTGAATTTTCCCCAAAAATCGAGTTCCCAGGCCGCGTCGAGGGCGACGGAGGCCGTGGCGTAATACGTGTCCAGCGCGGGCGAGGTATTGGCGTTGTGCTTACTCAGACCGTTGTCGGCAAGGTTGCCCTTGAGCTGCTGCAGCTGCGGAAACCTGTTGCCGGTGGCGATGCCGAGCCTGGCGCGGGCCTCAAGGATGCGCAGCCCGGCGACCTGCAGGGACGGGTTCCGTTCGCGGGCCATCTCCACCAGCCGGTCCAGCACCGGATCATTCAGTCGCTTCCACCAGACCGCAAGCTCGGCCGGGCCATCCTTGAGCCTGGTGTCGCCTTTCCCGCTCCATTCCTTCATCACCGGGACCTCCGGCCGGACATAATTCGGACCAACGGCGCAACCGCCCAGAAGGACAAGGGCAAGGCCCAGGACCGTGATCCGCAAGACATTGGCGGCATCCGTCGCCCGGCGTGTGGCATCCTTCATGGCTCTACTCCTCGCTCTTCACGTTGAAAAAGATCGCATACAGCACGGGCACGACGATCAGCGTCAGGACCGTGGCGAAACCGAGACCGAACATGATGGTCACTGCCATGGACACGAAAAAGGCGTCCTGCACCAGGGGGAGCATGCCCAGGATCGTGGTCAAGGCGGCCATGGACACGGGAATGAGACGACTGACTCCGGAATCGATGACGGCCCTGAAGGGCGGTTTGCCGCTCCCGGTCTCCACATCGATCTGATCGATCAAAACAATGGCGTTCTTGATCAGCATGCCCGAGAGGCTCATGAGCCCCAGGAGGGACATGAACCCGAAGGGCTGGTCGAAAAGAAGCAGGCCCGCGGTCACACCGATGACGGACAGAGGCACCGTGAACCAGATGACCAGGGTCTTCTTGATGGAATTGAAGAGCACTATGACGATGAGGATCATGAGTCCGAAAAACACCGGGATGGTGCCCGCGAGGCGCGAATTGGCCTTGGCCGAGTCTTCGGACTCTCCGCCCCAGGCCATGGAGTAGCCGGGCATGTCCCTTATGGGCCATTTGTCGGAGTAACCGACCTTGAGGGTCGAGGCGTCGTACCCTTCCTGAAAGGGGTCCTCGCCGGGCGCGAAGCTTTTTCCGAGCACCTGCGCCACGTCCACGTTCAGGGCCTGTTCGATCGCGGGCTTCACGCGCTTCATCAGCTCACTCGGCAGGCCCGAGCTTGGATCGGCATGAATGCGCAGCATCTTGAAGCGGTCCCGGCGCCACAGATAGGCGTCCTCGAACTCCATCTTCATGCCGGTCAGCACCTGGCCGATGGGAATCATCGACTGCGCGGCCGGACTCCAGATGGGAATGCTCTCCATGCTGTCCAGGTCACTGCGTTCATCTTCCGGAGCGCGCGTGATGATCGGGAGCAGCTCGTCGCGCTCCTTGAACACGCCCACCCGGGTCCCCTCGAAAACAGACTCGAAAGCCATGGCGATCTGAGGTCTCTCGATACCCGCCTTGAGCGCCGGAACTTCGGCCATCTGGGGCCGCATGACCTTGACCTTCTGCCGCCACTCGTTGCGCACGGACTTGGCATGAGGGTCATCCAGCAACACCTTCTCCGCCTTGGCGGCCAGCTCTCTCAGCACCGTCGAATCCGGACCATAGAGACGCAGCTGGATCTTGCCGCCCACGGAAGGCCCGAGCACAAAGAGCCGCACGCTGACCAGGGCTTGCGGAAACATACGGTCCAGATCCCGCTGGATCTTTTGGGTCAGATCCGGGATGCGCCTGTAATCGTCGACGTCCACAAGGATCTGGCCGAAGGCGTCGTAGCTCTTCTCCGTCGGGTAGGTCAGCAGGAACCGGACCTGCCCTCCTCCGATCATGGTCGTCATGTGGGTCACGCCTTCGCGCCGGGCGATATCCGCTTCGGCCCGCTCCAGTTGCCGCTGGGTTTCGCGGATGTCCGTGCCTTCGGCGAACCAGAAGTCCACATAGAACTGGGCCCTGGTCGAGTCAGGGAAGAAGCTGTTCTTGAGGGTGCCAAAGCCGACCATGGCCGCGATGAACATGACGACGACAACCGCCACCGTGACCCAGCGCCGACGGATGCACCAGGCCAGAAAAGCGCGATATGCACCGTAGAATTTCCCGCCGTAGGAGTCGGCCGCACTGCTTGATCCGTCCGCGTTTTGCGGCCGTACCTTCAGAAACGCCTTGCAAAAGAGCGGGGTGGTGTTCACGGCCGTGACCCAGCTCATGAGCAGGGAAATGAGAATGACATAAAAGAGGGAGCGACAATATTCGCCCGTGCTGTCCTGGGAAGTGCCTATGGCGGCAAAGGCGGCCACGGCCACGAAGGTCGCGCCCAGCAGAGGCACCCCGACCTGCCCCACCACGTCGCGGGCAGCGGTCAGAGCATCCACGCCACGATTCATCTTCTCCTTCATGCCGTCCGTGACCACGATGGCGTTGTCGACCAGCATGCCCAGCGCAATGACCAGGGCGCCGAGCGAAATTCTCTCCAGGGTGATGTCGCCAAGATCCATGACGATGAAGGTCGCCATGATGGTAATCACAAGGACCGCCCCGATGATCAGCCCGCTGCGCAGCCCCATGAATATGAGCAGCACCACGACGACGATGGCCACG is a window of Desulfomicrobium macestii DNA encoding:
- a CDS encoding thioredoxin family protein gives rise to the protein MKKVHVMGPGCPKCTETFKIVEAAIAESGVEASLEKVTDFTEISKFGVFTTPAVAVDGTVKVMGKVPKKADVVAWLTA
- a CDS encoding ArsR/SmtB family transcription factor; amino-acid sequence: MKAEDRKFFEAKAAVLKALAHPTRLWMVEHLESGEKCVCEFAELIDADFSTVSKHLTVLKQAGIVQDEKRGKQVYYSLKVPCVLNFMHCVEAVLSTRAMEQLSMTGQSARPKLK
- the lgt gene encoding prolipoprotein diacylglyceryl transferase yields the protein MIYWNADPIAVSVGPLSVHWYGLFFAAAFIVGLQIMGRIFIREGRSTDDLDSLLGFVVVGALVGARLGHCLLYDPVYYLSSPLLILKIWEGGLASHGGVIGILVAVGVYARRSGMRFWWLLDRIAVPAALGGAFIRIGNFMNSEIVGMPTIVPWAVIFERLDPLPRHPVQLYEAAAYLLIFIVLLLAYRVRDLRDRQGLLAGIFLALVFAARFVLEFYKMPQAAYEYGQFLTVGQWLSVPCVLVGFWLLFRAFRGQGQSTKRH
- a CDS encoding DUF2325 domain-containing protein → MDGDCRGGKCSPRCPSYDLCKKRVLIVGGIERMEKSYRRLIEERGGVFEYHAGHMKSGGKGLENSVQRADLVLCPVNCNSHGACLKVKNLGKKFKKPVHMLSNFSLSAVARTMEQLHGVN
- a CDS encoding thioredoxin family protein, with the protein product MKIFRLFLALFFLIAASQAVAAPSPLISGAPQEVPIKGMVTMVDIGAKACIPCKMMIPVIESLSEEYEGRAAIVFIDVWKNPDETPKFGLRAIPTQIFYDKDGKEVMRHEGYFSKEEIIKVLTKLGVE
- the arsB gene encoding ACR3 family arsenite efflux transporter, with the translated sequence MKKETTAGISFFEKNLTLWVALCMVAGVLIGNFLPAVPAFLSKFEYAKVSIPIAVLIWFMIYPMMMKVDFASIKNVGKNPTGLYLTWVVNWLIKPFTMFAIAGFFFFVVFRPFIPHELAKDYLAGAILLGAAPCTAMVFVWSHLTRGNPAYTVVQVATNDLIILVAFTPIVAFLLGISGVTIPWNTLLLSVVLFVVIPLAGGVLTRNHVIKSKGLDYFNNTFIPKFNNATIVGLLLTLVLIFSFQGEVILGNPLHILFIAVPLIIQTVLIFFLAYLAGKKLKLCHSIAAPAGMIGASNFFELAVAVAITLFGASSPVVLATIVGVLVEVPVMLALVKYANRTTSWFPDSEA
- a CDS encoding cytochrome c biogenesis CcdA family protein, whose amino-acid sequence is MDQFLILIHEWMGSGVGLAALGCFLWGVVSVLFSPCHLASIPLIVGYVAGQNKLVEGRQAAFYAILFTTGLFLTIAAIGVICAWLGRMLGDVGPYWTIVVGLILLWVAMDMLGVAQCSMGGNLMGRFKLRGMGGAFVLGLAYGVLSGSCTFGFIAPILAVITVQEKIATGILLIVLFGLGHCIPIVIAGSSTALVRRLMANTSWQRGGTAFRRIAGILIGLMGFYFIARPFLPV
- a CDS encoding permease; protein product: MNWREEWKPLAVIVAVFLACFYLPVGVPRFDNAILEAFHLVKWYAQEHVLLCLIPAFFIAGAISVFVSQGAVMKYLGAKANKVLAYGVAAVSGTILAVCSCTVLPLFAGIYRMGAGLGPACAFLYSGPAINVLAIVMTARILGPEMGIARAVGAILFSVVIGLLMHFFFRKEEAERQVIQMAQIEEEVKRPLWQNALYFASMVAILVFANWGAPQTDSGLWATIFGAKWMLTSAFSVALGVMLVRWFDVKLWKVGTAAIPVVLLAVFFPGQPLLAFTAGVIGLSAFTSTDEGEVGDWFSSSWGFAKQILPLLLFGVLIAGALLGRVGNEGLIPSQWVASAVGGNSFWANFFASFAGAFMYFATLTEVPILQGLIGAGMGKGPALALLLAGPALSLPNMLVINSIMGVKKTVVFVSLVIVMATFSGLLYGSIWG
- a CDS encoding ArsR/SmtB family transcription factor, giving the protein MLVHLCPTREDFEARAKVMKALAHPTRLMMIEELSRGERCVRELRDLADRDLSTVSKHLSILKDAGILQDEKRGKQVFYRLRVPCVLNFFHCLDSVLTARDRLAGR
- the pgl gene encoding 6-phosphogluconolactonase, with protein sequence MLTILQEKDTDLLLQRAARHLCQKLRDALAVHAAVNIAVPGGRSVVKIFDAMRTEALDWHRVHFFIIDERLVPIDHPDSNFGLLRDHLVTPLAREGKISPENAHPFILDTTATDRGTLAYEEVLAGQGFRYDIILLSSGEDGHVGALFPGHHSVTDPHHGFIVMDDSPKPPPERMSSSLSLMLTARTGVLLFTGEAKREAFKKFGDATIPVSACPARLVTGMKDATVFTDQIHE